One Campylobacter massiliensis DNA window includes the following coding sequences:
- a CDS encoding DEAD/DEAH box helicase, with translation MKFDEKDRNNLKKIGVTTLLDLALKLPKSFEDTSLASAPKDGHVSVAVEIKSAYRQGGGMLHAACWCEAWEQNVKIVIFNAKPWHHGAFKVGKSVFVSGKCAYAYGSWQLTNPKIVTKINEIIPKYKLSLRDDSFKNLIQKYVNLPNLLEAGLAPKEARFLLDLHRGDEKSIAILDALVREKAGEEVLKFVEIYNYLKKLNAKKTHFKAPKIKLFDISEWLKNLPFASTSDQLNAIADLRADFSGEEAVRRVVMGDVGSGKTLVMLAAALSVYPGPALIMAPTSILAEQIYAEAARLLPDFMRVLLVKSGDKPEFDGVNLIIGTHVLLYQSLPAAPLVMIDEQHRFGSNQREKINALASGGLVQDPQLDAAESEFDGKFDGCEQANLTATAPEKRNKQTKAANETRAHVVQFSATPIPRTLSMIQSSFAEFSFLRQMPFEKHIHTQILQSADFGELLAHIKAQIAKGKQVAVIYPLVEGSESSNYQGLEEAQGFWRANFANVYVTHGKDKEKEQVLREFRERGDVLLSTTVVEVGISLPRLSTIVIVGAERLGLASLHQLRGRVGRNGGSGFCFLFTKLKNPPTRLREFCETLDGFKIAEIDLKNRQSGDILNGAFQHGATFEYYDYEEEITQAAKNRLGI, from the coding sequence CGATCTAGCGCTAAAGCTTCCTAAAAGCTTTGAAGATACGAGCCTGGCCTCCGCGCCAAAAGACGGACACGTGAGCGTCGCCGTGGAGATAAAAAGCGCGTATCGCCAAGGAGGCGGGATGCTACATGCCGCATGCTGGTGCGAGGCGTGGGAGCAAAACGTCAAAATAGTAATTTTTAACGCCAAGCCTTGGCATCACGGCGCCTTTAAAGTCGGCAAAAGCGTGTTTGTAAGCGGCAAATGCGCCTACGCCTACGGCTCGTGGCAGCTAACCAATCCCAAAATCGTCACGAAAATAAACGAAATCATACCCAAATACAAACTCTCTCTCAGAGACGATTCGTTTAAAAATTTGATCCAAAAATACGTAAATTTGCCCAATTTGCTTGAGGCTGGACTCGCGCCTAAGGAGGCTCGGTTTTTGCTTGATTTGCATCGAGGTGATGAAAAAAGCATCGCGATATTAGATGCTCTCGTGCGGGAAAAGGCGGGCGAAGAGGTGCTAAAATTCGTCGAAATTTACAACTACCTAAAAAAGCTAAACGCCAAAAAGACTCATTTTAAGGCGCCTAAAATCAAGCTTTTTGATATCTCGGAGTGGCTTAAAAATTTGCCGTTTGCATCGACTTCCGACCAGCTAAACGCTATCGCCGATCTGCGCGCGGATTTTAGCGGCGAGGAGGCGGTGCGGCGCGTCGTGATGGGCGATGTGGGCAGCGGCAAGACGCTTGTTATGCTAGCTGCCGCGCTTAGCGTCTATCCCGGCCCTGCGCTCATCATGGCGCCGACATCGATACTAGCCGAGCAAATTTACGCAGAGGCGGCGCGTTTGCTACCTGATTTTATGCGAGTTTTGCTTGTTAAAAGCGGCGACAAGCCCGAATTTGACGGCGTAAATCTCATCATCGGCACGCATGTTTTGCTTTATCAAAGCTTGCCCGCAGCGCCTTTAGTTATGATAGACGAGCAGCACCGTTTCGGCTCAAATCAGCGCGAGAAAATCAATGCTCTAGCTAGCGGAGGACTTGTGCAAGACCCGCAACTTGACGCAGCGGAGAGTGAATTTGACGGTAAATTTGACGGCTGCGAGCAGGCAAATTTGACCGCAACCGCGCCCGAAAAAAGAAATAAGCAAACAAAAGCGGCGAACGAGACCAGAGCTCACGTGGTGCAGTTTTCAGCGACGCCGATCCCGCGCACGCTAAGCATGATACAAAGCAGTTTTGCGGAGTTTAGTTTTCTGCGGCAGATGCCTTTTGAAAAGCACATCCACACGCAAATTTTACAAAGCGCGGACTTTGGCGAGCTACTGGCGCATATCAAAGCGCAAATCGCCAAAGGCAAGCAAGTCGCCGTAATATACCCGCTCGTGGAGGGTAGCGAAAGCTCGAACTATCAGGGGCTGGAGGAAGCGCAGGGATTTTGGCGGGCAAATTTTGCAAACGTCTACGTGACGCACGGCAAGGACAAGGAAAAAGAGCAAGTGCTGCGCGAATTTCGCGAGCGCGGAGACGTGCTACTATCGACGACGGTGGTCGAGGTCGGCATCTCGCTGCCCAGGCTTAGCACGATCGTGATCGTGGGCGCGGAAAGGCTTGGCTTAGCGAGCCTGCATCAGCTGCGCGGACGAGTAGGGCGAAACGGCGGGAGCGGATTTTGCTTTTTGTTTACAAAGCTCAAAAATCCACCGACGCGCCTGAGGGAGTTTTGCGAGACGCTGGACGGCTTTAAGATCGCTGAGATAGACCTCAAAAATCGCCAAAGCGGCGACATCTTAAACGGCGCGTTTCAGCACGGCGCGACGTTTGAATACTACGACTACGAAGAGGAGATCACGCAAGCGGCAAAGAATAGGCTTGGGATTTAG